A window of Corticium candelabrum chromosome 3, ooCorCand1.1, whole genome shotgun sequence contains these coding sequences:
- the LOC134177817 gene encoding ankyrin repeat and death domain-containing protein 1A-like — protein sequence MYAARQGDDKIVDILLTEKVDVEQKNVYGRTAFDYAMMEGHMSTAGRLVLASKRVEDLTVETLPLVFHWACKNKRVDVARNIVEHHGTEWKDNYGRDALDIVAVYDNVDIADIILKRRLPDDNDVETTVSMSMEDVAVKTRCVVLHWAHKNSRVDVIRKIVEQGTEVKDDFGRTLLHYAADHGNCDVVDVLLSKKADADASDKVSVATFKYSTEIFYTK from the exons ATGTATGCAGCACGGCAGGGTGATGATAAAATCGTTGATATTTTATTAACAGAAAAAGTGGATGTTGAACAGAAGAATGTG TATGGTAGGACTGCATTTGATTATGCTATGATGGaaggtcacatgtcaacagctggtCGGTTGGTGTTGGCAAGTAAAAGAGTTGAAGATCTTACAGTTGAG actCTTCCTCTCGTGTTCCATTGGGCATGTAAGAACAAGAGAgttgatgttgcaagaaatattGTGGAACATCACGGAACAGAATGGAAGGACAAC TATGGTCGTGATGCATTGGATATTGTGGCTGTTTATGACAACGTGGACATTGCTGACATCATCCTGAAGAGAAGACTGCCAGACGACAATGATGTGGAAACG actgtttctatgtcaatggaagatgttgcagtcaag ACTCGATGTGTCGTGTTACACTGGGCACACAAGAACAGTAGAGTGGATGTGATAAGAAAGATTGTAGAGCAGGGAACAGAAGTGAAGGACGAC tttggacgaactttacttcactatgcTGCTGATCATGGCAACTGTGATGTGGTTGATGTTCTCTtgagcaagaaggcagatgcTGATGCTTCAGACAAGGTAAGTGTAGCAACATTCAAATATTCTACAGAAATATTCTACACCAAATGA